A DNA window from Rhizobium sp. NXC14 contains the following coding sequences:
- a CDS encoding ABC transporter permease subunit has protein sequence MLRFFIGRLAVLIPTFLGVSLIAFSFIRLLPGDPVMLLSGERVMAPERHAQIMHDLGFDRPMYMQYFDYLGKVLQGDLGTSIVTKRPVLGEFLTLFPATLELSFCAIILAVCLGVPAGVFAAVKRGTWFDQSVMGVALVGYSMPIFWWGLLLIIFFSGYLGWTPVSGRISLMYFFKPVTGFMLIDSLLSGQKGAFASAVSYLILPTIVLATIPLAVIARQTRSAMLEVLGEDYVRTARSKGLKPLRVVGVHALRNAMIPVITTIGLQIGVLLAGAILTETIFSWPGIGKWMVDSVFKRDYAVVQGGLLLIAGVIMLVNLIVDVLYGFINPRIRH, from the coding sequence ATGTTGCGTTTTTTTATCGGCCGCCTTGCGGTGCTGATCCCGACATTTCTCGGCGTTTCCCTGATTGCCTTCTCGTTCATCCGCCTGCTGCCCGGAGATCCCGTCATGCTGCTCTCGGGCGAACGCGTGATGGCGCCGGAGCGGCACGCCCAGATCATGCACGATCTCGGTTTCGACCGGCCCATGTATATGCAGTATTTCGACTATCTCGGAAAAGTGCTGCAGGGCGATCTCGGCACCTCGATCGTCACCAAGCGGCCCGTTCTCGGCGAATTCCTGACATTGTTTCCGGCAACGCTGGAACTGTCCTTCTGCGCCATCATCCTTGCGGTCTGTCTTGGCGTGCCCGCCGGCGTCTTTGCCGCCGTCAAGCGCGGCACGTGGTTCGATCAGAGCGTGATGGGCGTCGCCCTCGTCGGTTATTCCATGCCGATTTTCTGGTGGGGTCTGCTGCTCATCATATTCTTCTCCGGCTATCTCGGCTGGACCCCGGTATCGGGCCGCATTTCGCTGATGTATTTCTTCAAGCCGGTGACCGGCTTCATGCTGATCGACAGCCTGCTGTCAGGTCAGAAAGGGGCCTTTGCTTCGGCCGTCAGCTATCTCATCCTGCCGACCATCGTGCTGGCGACCATCCCGCTCGCCGTCATCGCCCGCCAGACGCGCTCGGCCATGCTCGAGGTTCTCGGCGAGGATTATGTCCGCACCGCGCGCTCGAAAGGTTTGAAGCCGCTGCGCGTCGTCGGCGTGCATGCACTGCGCAATGCAATGATTCCCGTCATCACCACGATTGGCCTGCAGATCGGTGTCCTTCTTGCAGGCGCCATCCTCACCGAGACGATCTTCTCCTGGCCGGGCATCGGCAAATGGATGGTCGATTCGGTGTTCAAGCGTGATTATGCGGTGGTCCAGGGCGGCCTTCTCCTGATCGCCGGCGTCATCATGCTGGTCAATCTGATTGTTGACGTCCTCTACGGCTTCATCAATCCGCGCATTCGTCACTAG
- a CDS encoding ABC transporter permease subunit, producing MSTVTVKTGQPSAFAEFWHYFSRNKGAVIGLVVFVIILVVAIFAPVFAPHAPNEQNREVLLAVPAWMEGGHASFPLGTDAVGRDILSRLIYGARFSLFIGVVVVTLSVICGVLIGLVAGYFRGRIDTAIMRLMDIILAFPSLLLALVLVAVLGPGLTNAMIAISLVNQPHFVRLTRASVISEREKEYVIASRVAGAGTLRLMFKTILPNCLGPLIVQATLAFSAAILDAAALGFLGMGAQPPTPEWGTMLAESREFISRAWWVVTFPGLAILITVLAINLMGDGLRDALDPKLKRS from the coding sequence ATGAGCACGGTCACCGTCAAAACCGGCCAGCCATCCGCTTTTGCGGAATTCTGGCATTATTTTTCCCGCAACAAGGGCGCCGTCATCGGCCTGGTTGTTTTCGTCATCATCCTCGTCGTTGCGATCTTTGCACCGGTTTTTGCGCCGCATGCGCCGAACGAGCAGAATCGTGAAGTGCTCTTGGCAGTGCCGGCCTGGATGGAAGGAGGCCACGCCTCCTTTCCGCTCGGAACGGATGCCGTCGGCCGCGATATCCTATCGCGGCTGATCTACGGCGCGCGCTTCTCACTCTTCATCGGCGTCGTCGTCGTCACACTTTCGGTCATATGTGGTGTCCTGATCGGCCTCGTCGCCGGCTATTTCCGCGGCCGGATCGATACCGCCATCATGCGCCTGATGGACATTATCCTGGCCTTCCCGTCGCTGCTGCTCGCGCTCGTGCTGGTGGCGGTCCTCGGTCCTGGCCTTACCAACGCGATGATCGCGATTTCGCTGGTTAACCAGCCGCATTTCGTGCGGTTGACCCGCGCCTCGGTCATTTCCGAGCGTGAGAAGGAATATGTGATCGCCTCGCGCGTCGCCGGCGCGGGCACGCTCCGCTTGATGTTCAAGACGATCCTGCCGAACTGTCTCGGCCCCCTGATCGTTCAGGCCACACTTGCCTTCTCGGCGGCGATCCTCGATGCCGCCGCCCTCGGCTTTCTCGGCATGGGCGCCCAGCCGCCGACACCCGAATGGGGCACCATGCTTGCCGAGTCCCGCGAATTCATCTCGCGCGCCTGGTGGGTCGTCACATTTCCTGGCCTCGCCATCCTCATCACCGTTCTCGCCATCAACCTGATGGGCGACGGCCTGCGTGATGCGCTTGACCCCAAACTGAAGAGGTCGTGA